One part of the Musa acuminata AAA Group cultivar baxijiao chromosome BXJ1-5, Cavendish_Baxijiao_AAA, whole genome shotgun sequence genome encodes these proteins:
- the LOC135675031 gene encoding auxin-responsive protein SAUR77-like → MHSPLDPSAGAVGCCAFLRRPASFSRHLGYRPLAPLEEPPPPVRVVVGKERRVFLVDPFVLDSNPFRILMEAAGDERSRRKGAVFVDVDAILFEHMLWLAYNEPSSSSSSASLFQLNLKEIIQFYSQDN, encoded by the coding sequence ATGCATTCGCCCCTCGATCCATCCGCCGGGGCCGTCGGATGCTGCGCCTTCCTCCGCCGCCCCGCCTCCTTCTCGCGCCACCTCGGCTACCGCCCTCTCGCCCCCCTCGAGGAGCCGCCGCCGCCGGTGCGGGTGGTGGTGGGGAAGGAGCGCCGGGTGTTCCTGGTCGACCCCTTCGTCCTCGACAGCAACCCCTTCCGGATCTTGATGGAGGCGGCCGGGGACGAGCGGTCGAGGCGGAAAGGCGCCGTCTTTGTCGACGTTGACGCCATCCTGTTCGAGCACATGCTGTGGTTGGCCTACAACgaaccctcttcttcctcctcctccgcttcttTGTTCCAGCTCAACCTGAAGGAGATCATACAGTTTTATTCTCAGGACaattag